GATTAAACGAGGTTAAAAATGTATTTAAAGATAAAACTTACAATTATATAAGTTTACAATATGTACCCTTTGCCTTTAATAAAAAAGGCTTACCTATACATTTAGGTAAAAATTTAAAAAATACTTTCCCGAATGCCATTTGGCATATTATGTTCCATGAGCTTTGGGTTGCCATGGAAAGTGGTGCCTCATTTAAATCTAATATTCATGGTTATATACAAAAACGATTAATTAATGGTCTAACAAAAACACTAAAACCTGCCTTAATTAACACACACTGTAACTTATATAAACATCAGATTAACCAATTAGGTTATAGCGCGACCATTTTACCGCTATTCAGTAATATTTTAAAAAGCCAACAGATTGCTCCTCATATTGAAAGTCATAAAAAAACAAATACTATTGTACTATCTATATTTGGCAGTATCCATTATGGAGCACCTATAAGCCTTTTTTTAGATGAACTTTTACAGGTTACGCAAAACGATTCCAATAAGTTTGCCAAAATAAAATTTATTTTTATTGGTAATTGTGGTTTAAATATAGAAGAGTGGACTCGTGCTTTAAAAAACCGTGATATTGAATTTGAAATTACCGGTAAATTAAGTGAGCATGATATTAGCAATTACTTAAGCATTACAGATATAGGAATCACTACAACGCCATATGTATTAGTAGAAAAAAGTGGTACTGTAGCAGCTATGCTGCAACACGATTTAAACGTTATTTGCGTTGCTAGAGATTGGAATGTAGAGGCGTGCAAAATTAACCATAGTACTAATTTGATTGGTGTTAAAAACTATCAAAACGGAACTTTAGAAAAAATAATGAATACACCAAACACTTTAGTTTATAACGACGTATTAAACGTGAGCAAACAACTAATACGTGAATTAAATAAAGATAAATAAATGGCAGCACTAACTTATCTTTGGAAAAATAGATCGAGACATCCTTTTTTGAGTAAAAACTATTTAAAATCTTGGGCTAAAAGAGCTTTAAACGCCAGACAACTTTTTTCAAGAAACTTAAGGCGCTTTAAATTAACAAAAAAAGGTGCATTAATTTCTAAAACAGCGGAAGTTGGTGAAATTTCTCTTTTGGGAAAAAAACATAATTTAATAATTGGAGATTTCTCCTTTTTAGGTAGAGTAAAAATAGCACTACACGATAAAGTAGATATAGGAAACTATGTTTGTATTAACGACGGCGTAGAGCTATTAACAGCTTCTCACGATGTGCAAGACCCAGAATGGACGCAACATTCCAAACCAATATCCATAGGAGATTATGCTTGGGTTGCTACAAATGCCATTATACTACCTGGTGTTTCCATTGGTGCAGGTGCGGTAATAGGTGCAGGCGCGGTAGTGAGTAAAGATGTGGAACCCTTTAGCATCGTTATTGGCAATCCTGCAATTGTATTACAAAAAGAACGAAATAAAAACTTAACCTATAACCCATGTGAGTTTGTTGCGGCAAACAGAGCTTGGCTATATTAATAGAGATTGTGAATTTAAAAAAAATAGTTGTATTTTTTTATTTATGGGTCCTTTTAGAAGGCATCTTAAGGAAATGGGTTGTCCCAGGATTAAGCAATGCAATCTTCTTGGGTAAATTAGTGTTTTCTATTTATTTTGTTTCTGTTCTAATTAAAACCAAGCGAAAAAAAATACTGCAAGACAAGAATACTATTATAGCATTAACTGCTTACATGCTATTTTTAACAATTACATTTTGTATTGGGACTTTGAATTACGGCCCAATTGTACCTGTTTTAGGGCTAAGCGTTCATGTTGCTTATTTCCCTTTGTTTTTCATCATTCCTTTAGTTTTAAAAACAAAACAAGATTTTATCAAAGCACTTCATTACTTTAATTATATTATTTTGGGGGTGTTTATTTTAGGAATAATCCAATATACCATGCCTCCTAGTCACTTTATTAATAAATATGTGGAAGAAACTGAATTTGTTGCACAAGTAGGAGACGCTGTTAGAATAACCACTATTTTCACTTATGGAGGTATAAGCTCATATTTCATTTTATTTACCGCATTACTCAGTTTTACCCAGTTTGTTCTAAAATCTGGCAACAAACTTATTGTAAATACAAACGTTCTTCTTGGTGTAATTTGTGTGTTTATGACAGGTTCAAGATTTGTACTTGGATTTTATTTTGTTGCTCTTTTATCATTTCTAATCTTAGCCAAACCTTTTAAAATAATAAATTCTAAACAGCTGTTAAGAATAGTTATTGTTTTGCCTATGCTTCTAATAATAGGTATTCAAACAACCATATTTCAAGATGCGCTGAACAATTTTAAATCTAGAATTAATAATGCCGATAATAATGAAGATCGATTGGTTGAAATTTTTACACCTTTTAAATTTTCTGAAACAGCTGGCTTTTTTGGCCATGGTTTAGGCGTAACAGCAAGCCCTGCCCAAAGCTTTATACATGATCGATCTAGTTTACCATCATACTGGGAAGAAGAGTCTGAGCGTATAGCCATTGAGCAAGGCATGCTAGGCTTTATTATACTAGTAATTTTCAGGTTCACGGTGTTACTCTTTTTATTTAAAGTGATGCAACGAGAAAAAGACAAACAACTAAAAGGGCTTTTACTATTCTTTTTTATCTACCAAATACCTACAGTTTTAGTTATGTCTCAAACTAACTTTGTATATATAGAAAACATTATTTACTGCACACAAATAGGCATATTATTATTTGTTGCTGCTCGCCAAAAACAAAGATATATAGATGAAAGTTATAGTATCTAACCCTGTAAAACAGCATACAAATAAGCTTTGTATTGCTTTACTCAAGGATAATTATTTATTGTGTTTTTTTACTAGTATTTGGTATAAAAAAGACAATACGCTAATAAAAGTGTTATTAAAAACACCTTTAAAAAAATTAATCGATTCTATTTTTAAAAAGCGTTTTGATATAAGCTTACCACCAAAGTTTGTTAAGCAATACCCAATGCATGAATTGTTTCGACAACTAAAAACAAAAGTTCCCTTTTACAATAATACAGAACTAGATAGTCTTTACGCTGAAAACAAGTTTGATTTGTTCGTTGCAAAAAAAATAAAAAAGCAAAAGTTTAATGTGTTTATAGGTTACGAAAAATCTTGCTTAAACAGTTTTAAAGAAGCTAAAAGCAAGAACGCTATAACTGTACTCGATTTAGCCCAAGTACATTATAAATACATTGGTTATTTAAGAGATAGGTATCCTATGTTTAAATCCATACAAGAAGACCACATCTATAATAAAGCCGCATCTATTAAGCAAAGTGAATACAACCTTATGGATCATGTAATAACACTTTCTACGTTTGCTAGAGATACCATGATAAATTACGGTATAGAAAAAAAGAAAGTCCATGTGGTTAGCTTAGGCTTTGATCCTAAATCATTTTCACCCAAAGCATCATACAACTTAGATAAAACAGCACCAATAAAGCTATTATTTGCAGGTACGATGACCAAAAGAAAAGGTGTCCACTTATTATTTGAAGCCATGGAACGTCTTGAGAACGTGGAACTGACTTTAATAGGCCCTATGGCAGATGCCAGAGATATTATTGAAAACAACAAAACCAAATTCAAGTATTACCCGTTTATGCATCATGAAGAACTTGCTAATAAATTTAGAGAAGCCGACTTGCTTGTTTTCCCTTCTTATTTAGATAGCTGGGCTATGATTGTTTTAGAATGTATGGCTTGTGGTACACCAGTAATTGTAACAGAAAACACCGGTTCTAAAGATGCGGTATTACAAGGCGGAGGAAAAGTAATCCCTGTTGATGATGTAGATGCGATAATCACATCTGTTAAAGCATACCAAAACAATAGAAATTTATTAAAAGAGGATGGATTAAAAGCCTATGATACGGCACAAAACTATACTTGGGATAATTACTATGAACAACTTAATACTTTAATAGAAAACATTTCTCATGCTGGTTAATTTCATTTTTAGAAAAAGAGGCCCTAGCCATAATAGCATTGAAGAGTTGTTTGCTTCAATAATAAAAAATCTCCCTAGTGATGTTGAGGTTAATATTGTGGAACTACCCCATGGAGGTGCTTCTTTAAAAGCTATTTTTCTAAATATTTGGCATGTTTTATCGCTTAAAGGCATTATCCATATTACAGGCGATGTGCATTACATTGGTATCATCCCCTTTAAAAAAACCATATTAACGATACACGATGTTAACTCGATTATAAAAGGGACTTCTATTAGAAAATTTATGTTCAAAACCTTATGGTTTACCTTACCTGGTTTATTTGTAAAAAAAATAACGGTGATCTCAAAATTTTCAAAACAAGAGGTGTTACAAGTTATTCCATGGGCAAAAAACAAAACAGAAGTTATCTATAACCCTGTTAACCCATTGATAGAAACTAAACCTAAAGACTTTAATGCCAAACAACCTACTATTTTACATATAGGTACTAAGGTTAATAAAAATTTAGAAAACACCATTAAAAGTTTACAACATATACCATGTAAACTTGTTATAGTTGGCCCGTTAAGTAAAAACGATAAAGATATATTAGAACTATATAAAATAGATTTTTTAAACTACACAAACATAGCATATAAAGATATTGTAGCCTTGTATCAAGACTGCGATCTTGTAAGTTTTGTTTCGTTATACGAAGGTTTTGGAATGCCAATAATTGAGGCTCAAAAAACAGGGCGCGCTATAGTAACGAGCCAAAGAGCTTCGATTCCTGAAATTGCAGGAGATAGTGTATGCTATGCAAACCCTTTGAATATTGAGGATATGCAACAAGCCTTTAAAACAATTATAGAAAACAACGACATGCGAAATAAGTTAATAGACTTAGGCTTCAATAATGTTGAGCAATTTGAAGTCAAAAAAATAGCTTCGGAATATTTTAATTTATACAAAAAGATATAAGCTTTGAAAATTAACCATGTTATAACCTCTATAGATATTTCAACCGGGGGACCTGCGCGAAGCGTAACCCATTTAATTTCGGAAATGCTATCGCTAGACAGTAATATAAAAATTGATTTAGAGACCCTAAAAAGTCCTGAGCCAATTTTAAAGACTTTTAACACGCCTAATGGAAACGTTTATTTTCACGACTTCGAAAAACTAGGCCTTTCTAAAAGCCTAAAAAACAGTCTAAAAAAATCGGAAGCTCATTTATTACACGGTCATGGATTGTGGCAAATGCCAGTGCACCAAATGGCTAAAATGGCAAGAGAACGACATATACCTTACATCATCACACCTAGAGGGATGCTAGAGCCTTGGTCTTTAACGCAGAGTCCGTTAAAAAAGAAACTAGCTTTAAGTTTATTTCAAAATAAAGATTTAGATCATGCGGCTTGCATACATGCTACAGCCCCCATGGAAGTAAAAAGTATTCGTGATTTAGGGTTTAAAAATCCTATTGCTATGATACCCAATGGCATCGATTTAAAAGCTTTTTCGGATACCATTCCAAATAAATCCAAAACTCCTAAACGTATTTTATTTTTATCGCGAATTCATAAAAAAAAGGGTATTGAAAATTTAATTGAAGCTTGGACACAATTGAGTGCTGAAGTAAAGCAAAATTGGGTGATTGATATTTATGGGAATGGAGATACGGCTTATATTGAACAACTAGAAACGCTTATAAAAAAATCTAATCTAGAAAACCAAATACAAATTAAAGCACCTGTCTTTGGAGAAGAAAAACTTAAAGTCTTTAGAGCCGCTAGTTTATTTGTA
The window above is part of the Algibacter sp. L3A6 genome. Proteins encoded here:
- a CDS encoding acyltransferase; translated protein: MAALTYLWKNRSRHPFLSKNYLKSWAKRALNARQLFSRNLRRFKLTKKGALISKTAEVGEISLLGKKHNLIIGDFSFLGRVKIALHDKVDIGNYVCINDGVELLTASHDVQDPEWTQHSKPISIGDYAWVATNAIILPGVSIGAGAVIGAGAVVSKDVEPFSIVIGNPAIVLQKERNKNLTYNPCEFVAANRAWLY
- a CDS encoding glycosyltransferase, which translates into the protein MKVIVSNPVKQHTNKLCIALLKDNYLLCFFTSIWYKKDNTLIKVLLKTPLKKLIDSIFKKRFDISLPPKFVKQYPMHELFRQLKTKVPFYNNTELDSLYAENKFDLFVAKKIKKQKFNVFIGYEKSCLNSFKEAKSKNAITVLDLAQVHYKYIGYLRDRYPMFKSIQEDHIYNKAASIKQSEYNLMDHVITLSTFARDTMINYGIEKKKVHVVSLGFDPKSFSPKASYNLDKTAPIKLLFAGTMTKRKGVHLLFEAMERLENVELTLIGPMADARDIIENNKTKFKYYPFMHHEELANKFREADLLVFPSYLDSWAMIVLECMACGTPVIVTENTGSKDAVLQGGGKVIPVDDVDAIITSVKAYQNNRNLLKEDGLKAYDTAQNYTWDNYYEQLNTLIENISHAG
- a CDS encoding glycosyltransferase → MKINHVITSIDISTGGPARSVTHLISEMLSLDSNIKIDLETLKSPEPILKTFNTPNGNVYFHDFEKLGLSKSLKNSLKKSEAHLLHGHGLWQMPVHQMAKMARERHIPYIITPRGMLEPWSLTQSPLKKKLALSLFQNKDLDHAACIHATAPMEVKSIRDLGFKNPIAMIPNGIDLKAFSDTIPNKSKTPKRILFLSRIHKKKGIENLIEAWTQLSAEVKQNWVIDIYGNGDTAYIEQLETLIKKSNLENQIQIKAPVFGEEKLKVFRAASLFVLPTFSENFGIVVAEALACYTPVITTKGAPWETLETHNCGNWIDIGVEPLVESLNKMLVKSPEALLELGINGRKLVEDQFSMNAVGKQMLVLYDWILNQGETPEFVKYEKK
- a CDS encoding glycosyltransferase family 4 protein, translating into MLVNFIFRKRGPSHNSIEELFASIIKNLPSDVEVNIVELPHGGASLKAIFLNIWHVLSLKGIIHITGDVHYIGIIPFKKTILTIHDVNSIIKGTSIRKFMFKTLWFTLPGLFVKKITVISKFSKQEVLQVIPWAKNKTEVIYNPVNPLIETKPKDFNAKQPTILHIGTKVNKNLENTIKSLQHIPCKLVIVGPLSKNDKDILELYKIDFLNYTNIAYKDIVALYQDCDLVSFVSLYEGFGMPIIEAQKTGRAIVTSQRASIPEIAGDSVCYANPLNIEDMQQAFKTIIENNDMRNKLIDLGFNNVEQFEVKKIASEYFNLYKKI